A stretch of Macrobrachium rosenbergii isolate ZJJX-2024 chromosome 12, ASM4041242v1, whole genome shotgun sequence DNA encodes these proteins:
- the Oat gene encoding ornithine aminotransferase, mitochondrial isoform X2 gives MWQRVIQSVRKGSGLCLHAGSRSTGKRCLSTQQIIEREEKFGAHNYHPLPVALERAQGVHVWDVEGKRYYDFLSAYSAVNQGHCHPKIIAALIEQSQKLCLTSRAFHNDVLGEYEEFATSLFGYDKLLPMNTGVEGGETACKLARKWGYMVKGIPKNEAKIIFAQNNFWGRTLAAVSSSSDPTAYENYGPFMPGFSLVPYNDLKALEEAVSDPTVAAFMVEPIQGEAGVVVPDEGYLKGVRDICTKHNVLWIADEVQTGLARTGRRLAVDHEEVRPDIVVLGKALSGGVYPVSACLADNEIMMCIKPGTHGSTYGGNPVACRVGMAALRVLEEEKLAENAQKMGLFLRSELSKLPKDVVSITRGKGLLNAIVINEKFDAWEVCLRLKENGLLAKPTHGDIIRFAPPLVITDEQMQECVHIIKDTILSF, from the exons ATGTGGCAGAGAGTTATCCAGTCGGTTCGAAAAGGAAGCGGCCTGTGTCTCCACGCAGGATCGAGATCTACGGGAAAGAGATGTCTCAGCACGCAACAGATTatagaaagggaagagaaattcgGTGCCCACAACTACCATCCGCTTCCAGTGGCCCTCGAGCGCGCTCAAG GGGTGCATGTGTGGGACGTAGAGGGCAAGCGTTACTACGACTTTCTGAGCGCCTACTCGGCTGTTAACCAGGGCCATTGCCACCCCAAAATCATCGCTGCCCTGATCGAACAGTCGCAGAAATTATGTCTGACTTCGCGGGCTTTCCACAATGACGTCCTTGGCGAGTACGAGGAATTCGCAACGTCCCTCTTCGGATACGACAAACTCCTTCCCATGAACACAG GCGTCGAGGGTGGCGAAACGGCATGTAAATTAGCCCGCAAGTGGGGCTACATGGTGAAGGGGATACCCAAAAATGAAGCCAAGATCATCTTTGCTCAGAACAACTTCTGGGGCCGAACTCTCGCGGCTGTTTCCAGTTCCTCCGACCCGACGGCCTATGAAAATTACGGGCCTTTCATGCCAGGGTTCTCTCTCGTGCCCTACAACGATTTGAAGGCCCTCGAG GAGGCTGTGTCGGATCCCACGGTAGCTGCTTTCATGGTGGAACCCATCCAAGGCGAAGCAGGAGTGGTGGTGCCTGACGAAGGATACCTGAAAG GGGTAAGAGACATCTGCACCAAGCACAACGTCCTTTGGATCGCCGACGAAGTGCAAACAGGCTTGGCAAGAACTGGCAGAAGGCTGGCGGTGGACCACGAAGAAGTTAGACCGGACATCGTGGTTCTTGGAAAAGCGCTCTCAGGAGGAGTCTACCCG GTCTCGGCCTGTTTGGCAGACAATGAAATCATGATGTGCATCAAACCTGGAACGCACGGATCTACGTACGGAGGCAACCCCGTGGCTTGCAGG GTTGGAATGGCGGCCTTGAGAGTGCTGGAGGAAGAAAAACTCGCCGAGAACGCCCAGAAGATGGGCTTATTCTTGCGATCTGAACTGAGCAAGCTTCCAAAAGACGTTGTGTCCATAACGAGAGGAAAGGGTCTTCTTAATGCTATCGTTATTAATGAAA AGTTTGACGCATGGGAAGTCTGCTTGCGCCTGAAGGAAAATGGCCTCTTGGCCAAACCCACCCACGGGGACATCATCCGCTTCGCCCCGCCCCTCGTCATTACGGACGAGCAGATGCAGGAGTGCGTCCACATCATCAAGGATACCATCCTCTCCTTCTAA
- the Oat gene encoding ornithine aminotransferase, mitochondrial isoform X1, which translates to MEYELKMWQRVIQSVRKGSGLCLHAGSRSTGKRCLSTQQIIEREEKFGAHNYHPLPVALERAQGVHVWDVEGKRYYDFLSAYSAVNQGHCHPKIIAALIEQSQKLCLTSRAFHNDVLGEYEEFATSLFGYDKLLPMNTGVEGGETACKLARKWGYMVKGIPKNEAKIIFAQNNFWGRTLAAVSSSSDPTAYENYGPFMPGFSLVPYNDLKALEEAVSDPTVAAFMVEPIQGEAGVVVPDEGYLKGVRDICTKHNVLWIADEVQTGLARTGRRLAVDHEEVRPDIVVLGKALSGGVYPVSACLADNEIMMCIKPGTHGSTYGGNPVACRVGMAALRVLEEEKLAENAQKMGLFLRSELSKLPKDVVSITRGKGLLNAIVINEKFDAWEVCLRLKENGLLAKPTHGDIIRFAPPLVITDEQMQECVHIIKDTILSF; encoded by the exons ATGTGGCAGAGAGTTATCCAGTCGGTTCGAAAAGGAAGCGGCCTGTGTCTCCACGCAGGATCGAGATCTACGGGAAAGAGATGTCTCAGCACGCAACAGATTatagaaagggaagagaaattcgGTGCCCACAACTACCATCCGCTTCCAGTGGCCCTCGAGCGCGCTCAAG GGGTGCATGTGTGGGACGTAGAGGGCAAGCGTTACTACGACTTTCTGAGCGCCTACTCGGCTGTTAACCAGGGCCATTGCCACCCCAAAATCATCGCTGCCCTGATCGAACAGTCGCAGAAATTATGTCTGACTTCGCGGGCTTTCCACAATGACGTCCTTGGCGAGTACGAGGAATTCGCAACGTCCCTCTTCGGATACGACAAACTCCTTCCCATGAACACAG GCGTCGAGGGTGGCGAAACGGCATGTAAATTAGCCCGCAAGTGGGGCTACATGGTGAAGGGGATACCCAAAAATGAAGCCAAGATCATCTTTGCTCAGAACAACTTCTGGGGCCGAACTCTCGCGGCTGTTTCCAGTTCCTCCGACCCGACGGCCTATGAAAATTACGGGCCTTTCATGCCAGGGTTCTCTCTCGTGCCCTACAACGATTTGAAGGCCCTCGAG GAGGCTGTGTCGGATCCCACGGTAGCTGCTTTCATGGTGGAACCCATCCAAGGCGAAGCAGGAGTGGTGGTGCCTGACGAAGGATACCTGAAAG GGGTAAGAGACATCTGCACCAAGCACAACGTCCTTTGGATCGCCGACGAAGTGCAAACAGGCTTGGCAAGAACTGGCAGAAGGCTGGCGGTGGACCACGAAGAAGTTAGACCGGACATCGTGGTTCTTGGAAAAGCGCTCTCAGGAGGAGTCTACCCG GTCTCGGCCTGTTTGGCAGACAATGAAATCATGATGTGCATCAAACCTGGAACGCACGGATCTACGTACGGAGGCAACCCCGTGGCTTGCAGG GTTGGAATGGCGGCCTTGAGAGTGCTGGAGGAAGAAAAACTCGCCGAGAACGCCCAGAAGATGGGCTTATTCTTGCGATCTGAACTGAGCAAGCTTCCAAAAGACGTTGTGTCCATAACGAGAGGAAAGGGTCTTCTTAATGCTATCGTTATTAATGAAA AGTTTGACGCATGGGAAGTCTGCTTGCGCCTGAAGGAAAATGGCCTCTTGGCCAAACCCACCCACGGGGACATCATCCGCTTCGCCCCGCCCCTCGTCATTACGGACGAGCAGATGCAGGAGTGCGTCCACATCATCAAGGATACCATCCTCTCCTTCTAA